In the genome of Pseudomonas sp. HS6, one region contains:
- a CDS encoding amidohydrolase family protein, translating into MKRIGLKAGCVVGFDGTQHVLWRDGEVVFAGSRIEFVGRGYPGLVDQWIDYGNALIGPGFIDLDALGDLDSTVLTLDNGDERAMGRMWSAEYLEAGPRESFSPEEEVFKYRYAFTQLIRNGITTAMPITSMYYREWAETYDEFATVADVAGELGLRTYLGPCYMSGMSYWRADGSLAHHWDEARGLAGLDAAARFFKDFDGAHAGLIRGALLPDRIQTCTPALLQRTSALSRELNAPMRLHCCQAPGEVAMVEHLRGTSPLGWLQQLDLLTPRSLLPHGIYTSGDDDLQRIIDGGASLVHCPLVFARDGEALNSFGRYRAKGINFALGTDTWPADLLANMRHGLNIARLMEGDSALTSSLDLYNAATLGGAKALGRDDLGRLAPGAKADITVFNLRGLHLGPLFDPLKNLLLAGRGDDCIASYIDGRCVMHDGLVNGVDYPTLQRQAQRQYEKLMRSHSDRAFGRPDWKTLFQPAIPFADDYSAEAPLSAIDPLS; encoded by the coding sequence GTGAAACGGATCGGCCTGAAGGCCGGTTGCGTAGTCGGTTTCGACGGCACGCAACATGTGCTGTGGCGCGACGGCGAAGTGGTGTTTGCCGGCTCGCGGATCGAGTTTGTCGGGCGCGGTTATCCAGGGCTGGTGGATCAGTGGATCGACTACGGCAATGCGCTGATCGGTCCCGGTTTCATCGACCTCGACGCCCTCGGCGATCTCGATTCCACGGTGCTGACCCTGGACAACGGCGATGAACGTGCGATGGGCCGCATGTGGTCGGCGGAGTATCTGGAGGCCGGGCCGCGTGAGTCGTTCAGCCCGGAAGAAGAGGTCTTCAAATACCGCTACGCCTTCACCCAGTTGATCCGCAACGGCATCACCACGGCAATGCCGATCACCTCGATGTACTACCGTGAATGGGCGGAAACCTACGACGAGTTCGCCACTGTCGCCGACGTGGCGGGTGAACTCGGGCTGCGTACCTATCTCGGCCCCTGCTACATGAGCGGCATGAGTTACTGGCGCGCCGATGGCAGCCTCGCCCACCACTGGGATGAGGCGCGGGGTCTGGCCGGGCTGGACGCGGCCGCACGTTTTTTCAAGGATTTCGATGGCGCACATGCTGGACTGATTCGCGGTGCGCTGCTGCCGGATCGCATCCAGACCTGCACCCCGGCGCTGCTGCAACGCACCTCCGCATTGAGCCGTGAACTAAATGCACCGATGCGTCTGCATTGCTGTCAGGCGCCCGGTGAAGTCGCGATGGTTGAACATCTGCGCGGCACCTCGCCGTTGGGCTGGTTGCAACAACTCGACTTGCTCACCCCGCGCAGTCTCTTGCCCCACGGCATCTACACCTCAGGCGATGACGATCTGCAACGGATCATCGACGGCGGCGCGAGTCTGGTGCACTGCCCGCTGGTGTTCGCCCGCGACGGCGAGGCGCTGAATTCGTTTGGCCGCTATCGGGCCAAAGGCATCAACTTCGCCCTCGGCACCGACACATGGCCGGCGGACTTGCTGGCAAACATGCGCCACGGTTTGAACATCGCCCGCTTGATGGAGGGCGACTCGGCGCTGACCAGCAGCCTCGACCTGTACAACGCCGCGACCCTCGGCGGCGCCAAGGCTTTGGGTCGTGACGACCTCGGACGTCTGGCCCCCGGCGCTAAAGCCGACATCACCGTGTTCAATCTGCGCGGCCTGCACCTGGGCCCGCTGTTCGATCCACTGAAAAACCTGCTGTTGGCTGGACGCGGCGACGACTGCATCGCCAGTTACATCGATGGTCGCTGCGTGATGCACGACGGTCTGGTCAACGGCGTCGACTACCCCACTCTGCAACGCCAGGCCCAGCGCCAATACGAAAAACTGATGCGCAGCCACAGCGACCGGGCCTTTGGCCGACCGGACTGGAAAACCCTGTTCCAGCCGGCCATTCCGTTCGCCGACGACTACAGCGCCGAAGCGCCATTGAGCGCCATTGATCCACTTTCCTAG
- a CDS encoding CsgG/HfaB family protein produces MISRMLVSGVAIAVLGTLAGSLSGCATESSRALPVAKVESASQAWSGVRIPMAVGKFDNRSSYMRGIFSDGVDRLGGQAKTILITHLQQTNRFSVLDRDNMGEIQQEAAIKGQAQRLKGADYVVTGDVTEFGRKETGDHQLFGILGRGKTQVAYAKVNLNIVNISTSEVVYSTQGAGEYALSNREIIGFGGTAAYDSTLNGKVLDLAMREAINRLVDGMNAGAWKPGN; encoded by the coding sequence ATGATCTCCCGGATGTTGGTCTCGGGCGTTGCGATTGCCGTCCTCGGCACCCTGGCCGGCTCGCTTTCCGGTTGCGCCACCGAAAGCTCCCGCGCACTGCCAGTGGCCAAGGTGGAAAGCGCCTCTCAGGCCTGGTCCGGTGTCCGTATCCCGATGGCCGTGGGCAAGTTCGACAACCGTTCGAGCTACATGCGCGGGATCTTCTCCGACGGCGTCGACCGTCTCGGCGGTCAGGCCAAGACCATCCTGATCACTCATTTGCAGCAGACCAACCGTTTCTCCGTGCTCGATCGCGACAACATGGGCGAGATCCAGCAGGAAGCCGCGATCAAGGGCCAGGCTCAGCGTCTGAAAGGCGCCGATTACGTGGTCACCGGTGACGTCACCGAGTTCGGCCGCAAAGAGACCGGCGATCACCAACTGTTCGGCATTCTCGGCCGTGGCAAGACCCAGGTCGCGTACGCCAAGGTCAACCTGAACATCGTCAACATCAGCACGTCCGAAGTGGTGTATTCGACCCAGGGCGCCGGTGAATACGCCTTGTCCAACCGCGAAATCATCGGTTTCGGCGGCACCGCTGCCTACGACTCCACTCTCAACGGCAAAGTCCTCGATCTGGCCATGCGCGAGGCGATCAATCGTCTGGTCGATGGCATGAACGCCGGTGCCTGGAAACCGGGCAACTGA
- a CDS encoding amidohydrolase family protein yields the protein MTAPRWLRNIRPYGAPAEDLLIENGKFTQRRPASSTPLAATDIDGQNQLLTAPLVESHVHLDKTLYGQPWRPNSAGPTLKDYISNERRVLREVKAPIAVRAGALLENCIARGSLTMRCHVDIDPEFGLRHVEAMQQLRETYNDLIDLQLVVFPQTGLISRPGTAGLMREAMALGVENVGGLDPCGIDNDPIAQLDFVFKLASEFQRGVDIHLHDKGELGLWQIARIADYTERFNLQNRVMISHAYCLGMLPWSQVKPVAERLAALGISLMSSAPADCAVPPFLALRETGVNVCLGSDGIRDAWSPMGNGDMLERAMLLAFRFDLGKDDELAAAFEAATVNGARALGIQDYGFDIGRPADFLLMPVETLGEAVVARPVRQVYRGGELIASGGRLLGSRL from the coding sequence ATGACTGCCCCCCGCTGGCTCAGAAACATCCGCCCCTACGGCGCCCCCGCCGAAGACCTGCTGATCGAAAACGGCAAATTCACCCAACGCCGCCCGGCCTCCAGCACCCCGTTGGCCGCCACCGACATCGACGGCCAGAACCAGCTCCTGACCGCCCCGCTGGTGGAAAGCCATGTCCACCTCGACAAGACCCTTTACGGCCAACCCTGGCGCCCGAACAGCGCCGGCCCGACGCTCAAGGACTACATCAGCAACGAGCGCCGCGTCCTGCGTGAAGTCAAAGCGCCGATTGCCGTACGCGCCGGCGCCCTGCTAGAAAACTGCATCGCCAGGGGTTCGCTGACGATGCGTTGTCACGTCGACATCGATCCGGAATTCGGCCTGCGTCACGTCGAGGCCATGCAACAACTGCGCGAAACCTACAACGACCTGATCGACCTGCAACTGGTGGTCTTCCCGCAAACCGGCCTGATCAGCCGTCCCGGCACCGCCGGGCTGATGCGCGAAGCCATGGCCCTGGGCGTGGAAAACGTCGGCGGGCTCGACCCGTGCGGCATCGACAACGACCCGATCGCGCAGCTGGATTTCGTGTTCAAACTGGCCAGCGAGTTCCAGCGCGGCGTCGACATTCACCTGCACGACAAAGGTGAACTGGGTCTGTGGCAGATCGCCCGGATCGCCGATTACACCGAGCGTTTCAACCTGCAAAACCGGGTGATGATCAGCCACGCCTATTGCCTCGGCATGTTGCCCTGGAGCCAGGTCAAACCGGTCGCCGAACGGCTTGCGGCGCTGGGCATTTCGCTGATGAGTTCAGCGCCGGCCGACTGCGCCGTTCCACCGTTTCTGGCGCTGCGCGAGACCGGCGTCAACGTGTGCCTGGGCTCCGACGGCATTCGTGATGCGTGGTCGCCGATGGGTAATGGCGACATGCTGGAGCGAGCGATGTTGCTGGCGTTCCGTTTCGACCTGGGCAAGGACGATGAACTGGCGGCCGCATTCGAAGCAGCGACGGTCAACGGTGCGCGCGCATTGGGGATCCAGGATTACGGCTTCGACATCGGCCGGCCGGCGGACTTTCTGTTGATGCCGGTCGAAACACTTGGCGAGGCAGTCGTCGCGCGGCCAGTGCGTCAGGTCTATCGCGGCGGCGAACTGATCGCCAGCGGCGGTCGTTTGCTGGGCAGCCGTCTGTGA
- a CDS encoding DUF4810 domain-containing protein: MNLSLSRPLMALTLTASALLAGCSSPQTLYQWEGYQPQVYEYFKSETPKEAQAEALEADLQKIRASGKPVPPGYHAHLGLLYLSMGKDDQMVQQLRTEKTLFPESGTYMDFLLKNAKTGDAK; encoded by the coding sequence ATGAATCTGTCCCTGTCCCGGCCGTTGATGGCCTTGACACTGACCGCCAGCGCCTTGCTGGCTGGTTGCAGCAGCCCGCAAACCCTTTACCAGTGGGAAGGCTACCAGCCACAAGTCTACGAATACTTCAAAAGCGAAACGCCGAAAGAGGCCCAGGCCGAAGCGCTGGAAGCCGATCTGCAAAAAATCCGCGCCAGTGGCAAACCCGTCCCGCCGGGTTACCACGCACACCTCGGTCTGCTGTACCTGAGCATGGGCAAGGACGATCAGATGGTGCAGCAACTGCGCACCGAAAAGACCCTGTTCCCCGAGTCCGGCACGTACATGGATTTTCTGCTTAAGAACGCCAAGACCGGAGACGCCAAATGA
- a CDS encoding DUF799 domain-containing protein: protein MISRALKGLAAGLALTVLGGCVAPKAVDYSAYKQARPKSILVLPPLNTSPDVKASYSLLSQVTFPLAEAGYYVLPITLVDETFRQNGLTTPDDIHQAPANKLHEIFGADAALYITVSEYGTRYMVISSETAVTASAKLVDLKTGTTLWTGSARASSEEGGNNSGGGLIGALITAAVKQIVNSSTDAGYPIAGVASNRLLSAGHPAGLLYGPRSPKYGTD, encoded by the coding sequence ATGATCTCGCGTGCCTTGAAAGGGCTGGCTGCGGGCCTGGCGCTGACCGTTCTCGGCGGCTGCGTTGCCCCGAAGGCCGTGGACTATTCGGCGTACAAGCAAGCGCGCCCGAAATCCATTCTGGTGCTGCCGCCGCTGAACACCTCGCCGGACGTCAAGGCGTCCTACAGTCTGCTGTCGCAAGTGACGTTCCCGCTAGCCGAGGCCGGTTACTACGTGCTGCCGATCACCCTGGTCGACGAGACGTTCCGCCAGAACGGCCTGACCACGCCGGATGACATCCATCAGGCGCCGGCCAACAAATTGCACGAAATCTTCGGTGCCGACGCGGCGCTGTACATCACCGTCAGCGAGTACGGCACGCGCTACATGGTGATCAGCAGCGAAACCGCTGTCACCGCCAGCGCCAAACTGGTCGACCTGAAAACCGGCACCACCCTGTGGACCGGTTCGGCCCGGGCGTCGAGCGAAGAGGGCGGCAATAACAGTGGCGGCGGCCTGATCGGCGCGCTGATCACCGCTGCGGTGAAGCAGATCGTCAACAGCTCCACCGATGCCGGCTACCCGATTGCCGGTGTGGCCAGCAACCGTCTGCTGTCGGCCGGTCATCCGGCAGGCCTGCTGTATGGGCCACGGTCGCCGAAGTACGGCACTGACTGA